The following are encoded together in the Drosophila takahashii strain IR98-3 E-12201 chromosome X, DtakHiC1v2, whole genome shotgun sequence genome:
- the LOC108068145 gene encoding probable ATP-dependent RNA helicase CG8611 isoform X2 encodes MVDNITLNVNVGPTAQKKAQLPSKAVKKRGQKSENFDFQFNAEKPKVKAIVVRRRAVSTASKATNPTSKQVPSVSTANSSDSSTKKDDLSSSDLMFNITPSKSAEKITSGDDFMLNVTTKPVVTQKAKPKITRAERLGKKQRQGKPLAKLSDEQLTKALKNHRKPQNPNQMPRAGDIFRAQMEEERRKRRQEEAGEDEEPGEPASAKKATSSEKESPKSLEESSKSDEETPVEAQKPSKKQGETPVNRFRTKKIGLFDQSDVEALKQLGQRAVKPVKETIFTGTKISTLGLHPHAVKNLEDLLSIRELTSVQQKAIPEVLQGRDVLVRSQTGSGKTLAYALPLVELLQKQEPKIQRKDGVLALVIVPTRELVIQTYELIQKLVKPFTWIVPGSLLGGESRKSEKARLRKGINILIGTPGRLVDHLLHTANFKLTKLQFLILDEADRLLELGYERDVKQLVEAIDKQRAESEQKDDLPQLQRMLLSATLTSQVQQLAGLTLKNPLYIDNSDEAASLALKSKDGYQKETIEALLEVEEDGLGEYQEDVTGVLSIPENLQLSYVVVPPKLRLVALSSLLSKELDASPKQFKAIVFMSTTEMVNFHHDMLNEALTRRVLDEEDEQEEGDSEDDGETPLLQGLRFFKLHGSMTQTERQGVFRGFRDCASCVLLATDVVGRGIDVPDIKLVVQYTPPQTTADFVHRVGRTARAGRRGRAVLFLAPSEAQFVRHLEKKRIRIQQGDMYAYLQTLLPKDDEARTVQEAASNLQHKFQTLLEDDRELHDKSCKAFVSWMKFYSTFPKELKPIFNVRIAHMGHFAKSFALKEAPSKFAAQHAAPKAAPPTNRLTYTERDPEKIQAQKRAKRRFTTTVSGEVRQLQQRDGAQAGKPGAPGSRGGFQGGGVGRSSFMKSLGKSRALNMSEFDSGLPPEGPAKRRKQA; translated from the exons ATGGTGGATAATATAACGCTGAATGTAAATGTTGGGCCGACGGCCCAGAAAAAAGCACAA TTGCCTTCGAAAGCGGTTAAAAAACGTGGACAAAAATCGGAGAATTTCGACTTTCAATTCAATGCGGAGAAGCCGAAAGTCAAGGCAATTGTGGTGCGAAGAAGGGCGGTTTCGACAGCCTCAAAAGCTACGAATCCTACTTCAAAACAAGTGCCCTCAGTTTccaccgcgaattcttcagattcTTCTACTAAAAAAGATGATTTATCCAGCTCCGATCTTATGTTCAATATTACGCCCTCGAAATCAGCTGAAAAAATCACTTCAGGCGACGATTTCATGCTGAATGTGACCACCAAACCGGTGGTCACCCAGAAAGCGAAGCCAAAAATCACTAGAGCCGAGCGATTGGGCAAGAAACAGCGGCAGGGGAAGCCCCTGGCGAAGCTCAGCGATGAGCAGCTCACGAAGGCATTGAAAAACCACCGAAAGCCGCAGAATCCCAATCAAATGCCGCGGGCAGGCGACATTTTCCGGGCCCAAATGGAAGAGGAGAGGCGGAAAAGAAGGCAGGAGGAAGCTGGAGAGGATGAGGAGCCAGGAGAACCAGCATCCGCTAAGAAAGCCACATCATCTGAAAAGGAATCCCCCAAATCCCTGGAGGAATCATCCAAATCCGACGAAGAAACCCCAGTAGAAGCCCAAAAACCCAGCAAAAAGCAAGGAGAAACCCCTGTAAATCGCTTTCGCACCAAGAAGATCGGCCTCTTCGACCAGAGCGACGTGGAGGCCCTCAAGCAGCTGGGCCAGCGGGCGGTGAAGCCCGTCAAGGAGACCATCTTCACGGGCACGAAGATATCCACCCTGGGACTGCATCCCCATGCGGTGAAAAATTTAGAGGACCTGCTGAGCATCCGTGAGCTGACCAGCGTGCAGCAGAAGGCGATACCCGAGGTGCTGCAGGGCAGGGATGTGCTGGTGCGTTCGCAAACGGGCTCTGGAAAGACTCTGGCCTACGCTCTGCCGCTGGTAGAACTCCTGCAAAAGCAGGAGCCCAAGATTCAGCGCAAGGACGGCGTGCTGGCCCTGGTTATCGTGCCCACGCGGGAGCTCGTGATCCAGACGTACGAACTCATCCAGAAGCTGGTCAAACCCTTCACCTGGATCGTGCCCGGCTCTTTGCTGGGCGGCGAGAGCCGGAAGAGCGAAAAGGCGCGCCTGCGCAAGGGCATCAACATACTGATCGGCACGCCGGGTCGTCTGGTGGATCACCTGCTGCACACCGCCAACTTCAAGCTCACGAAGCTACAGTTCCTCATCCTCGACGAGGCCGATCGCCTGCTGGAGCTGGGCTACGAGCGCGATGTCAAGCAGCTGGTGGAGGCCATCGACAAGCAGCGGGCGGAGAGCGAGCAGAAGGATGATCTTCCCCAGCTGCAGAGGATGCTGCTGAGTGCCACCTTGACTTCGCAGGTCCAACAGCTGGCGGGTTTGACCCTGAAGAATCCCCTCTACATCGACAACAGCGATGAGGCGGCCAGCTTGGCCCTGAAATCCAAGGATGGCTACCAAAAGGAGACCATTGAGGCTCTACTAGAGGTGGAGGAGGATGGACTAGGCGAATACCAGGAGGATGTGACTGGGGTGCTCAGCATTCCCGAGAATCTGCAGCTCAGCTATGTGGTGGTGCCGCCCAAGCTGCGCCTGGTGGCCCTGTCCTCGCTGCTCTCCAAGGAACTGGACGCCAGTCCCAAGCAGTTCAAGGCCATCGTCTTTATGAGCACCACGGAGATGGTGAACTTCCACCACGACATGCTGAACGAGGCGTTGACCAGGAGAGTGCTCGACGAGGAGGATGAGCAGGAGGAGGGGGATTCGGAGGACGACGGGGAGACGCCGCTGCTGCAGGGACTGCGCTTCTTCAA ATTGCATGGCTCCATGACTCAAACCGAGCGACAGGGCGTCTTTCGAGGATTTCGGGACTGCGCCAGCTGCGTCCTCCTGGCCACCGATGTGGTGGGTCGTGGCATCGATGTGCCGGACATTAAGCTCGTGGTGCAGTACACTCCGCCGCAGACCACCGCCGACTTTGTGCATCGCGTGGGCCGAACGGCGAGGGCGGGACGAAGGGGCAGGGCCGTGCTGTTCCTGGCGCCCAGCGAGGCGCAGTTCGTGCGGCATCTGGAGAAGAAGCGCATACGCATCCAGCAGGGCGACATGTACGCCTATCTGCAGACCCTGCTGCCCAAGGACGACGAGGCGAGGACCGTGCAGGAGGCGGCCTCCAATCTGCAGCACAAGTTCCAGACGCTGCTCGAGGATGATCGCGAGCTGCACGACAAGTCCTGCAAAG CCTTTGTGTCCTGGATGAAGTTCTACTCGACGTTTCCCAAGGAGCTGAAGCCCATCTTCAATGTGCGCATCGCCCACATGGGCCACTTTGCCAAGAGTTTTGCGCTGAAGGAGGCGCCCTCCAAGTTCGCCGCCCAGCATGCCGCCCCCAAGGCGGCCCCGCCCACCAACCGACTGACCTACACGGAAAG AGATCCCGAGAAGATTCAGGCCCAGAAGCGGGCCAAGCGGCGCTTCACGACGACGGTCAGCGGGGAGGTGCGTCAGCTGCAGCAGCGGGATGGAGCGCAGGCCGGGAAGCCCGGAGCGCCGGGATCGAGGGGAGGCTTCCAGGGCGGCGGAGTGGGTCGCAGCAGCTTCATGAAGAGCCTGGGCAAGTCGAGGGCCCTGAATATGTCCGAGTTCGACAGTGGATTGCCGCCGGAGGGACCCGCCAAGCGGCGAAAGCAGGCGTAG
- the LOC108068145 gene encoding probable ATP-dependent RNA helicase CG8611 isoform X1, whose amino-acid sequence MVDNITLNVNVGPTAQKKAQQLPSKAVKKRGQKSENFDFQFNAEKPKVKAIVVRRRAVSTASKATNPTSKQVPSVSTANSSDSSTKKDDLSSSDLMFNITPSKSAEKITSGDDFMLNVTTKPVVTQKAKPKITRAERLGKKQRQGKPLAKLSDEQLTKALKNHRKPQNPNQMPRAGDIFRAQMEEERRKRRQEEAGEDEEPGEPASAKKATSSEKESPKSLEESSKSDEETPVEAQKPSKKQGETPVNRFRTKKIGLFDQSDVEALKQLGQRAVKPVKETIFTGTKISTLGLHPHAVKNLEDLLSIRELTSVQQKAIPEVLQGRDVLVRSQTGSGKTLAYALPLVELLQKQEPKIQRKDGVLALVIVPTRELVIQTYELIQKLVKPFTWIVPGSLLGGESRKSEKARLRKGINILIGTPGRLVDHLLHTANFKLTKLQFLILDEADRLLELGYERDVKQLVEAIDKQRAESEQKDDLPQLQRMLLSATLTSQVQQLAGLTLKNPLYIDNSDEAASLALKSKDGYQKETIEALLEVEEDGLGEYQEDVTGVLSIPENLQLSYVVVPPKLRLVALSSLLSKELDASPKQFKAIVFMSTTEMVNFHHDMLNEALTRRVLDEEDEQEEGDSEDDGETPLLQGLRFFKLHGSMTQTERQGVFRGFRDCASCVLLATDVVGRGIDVPDIKLVVQYTPPQTTADFVHRVGRTARAGRRGRAVLFLAPSEAQFVRHLEKKRIRIQQGDMYAYLQTLLPKDDEARTVQEAASNLQHKFQTLLEDDRELHDKSCKAFVSWMKFYSTFPKELKPIFNVRIAHMGHFAKSFALKEAPSKFAAQHAAPKAAPPTNRLTYTERDPEKIQAQKRAKRRFTTTVSGEVRQLQQRDGAQAGKPGAPGSRGGFQGGGVGRSSFMKSLGKSRALNMSEFDSGLPPEGPAKRRKQA is encoded by the exons ATGGTGGATAATATAACGCTGAATGTAAATGTTGGGCCGACGGCCCAGAAAAAAGCACAA cAGTTGCCTTCGAAAGCGGTTAAAAAACGTGGACAAAAATCGGAGAATTTCGACTTTCAATTCAATGCGGAGAAGCCGAAAGTCAAGGCAATTGTGGTGCGAAGAAGGGCGGTTTCGACAGCCTCAAAAGCTACGAATCCTACTTCAAAACAAGTGCCCTCAGTTTccaccgcgaattcttcagattcTTCTACTAAAAAAGATGATTTATCCAGCTCCGATCTTATGTTCAATATTACGCCCTCGAAATCAGCTGAAAAAATCACTTCAGGCGACGATTTCATGCTGAATGTGACCACCAAACCGGTGGTCACCCAGAAAGCGAAGCCAAAAATCACTAGAGCCGAGCGATTGGGCAAGAAACAGCGGCAGGGGAAGCCCCTGGCGAAGCTCAGCGATGAGCAGCTCACGAAGGCATTGAAAAACCACCGAAAGCCGCAGAATCCCAATCAAATGCCGCGGGCAGGCGACATTTTCCGGGCCCAAATGGAAGAGGAGAGGCGGAAAAGAAGGCAGGAGGAAGCTGGAGAGGATGAGGAGCCAGGAGAACCAGCATCCGCTAAGAAAGCCACATCATCTGAAAAGGAATCCCCCAAATCCCTGGAGGAATCATCCAAATCCGACGAAGAAACCCCAGTAGAAGCCCAAAAACCCAGCAAAAAGCAAGGAGAAACCCCTGTAAATCGCTTTCGCACCAAGAAGATCGGCCTCTTCGACCAGAGCGACGTGGAGGCCCTCAAGCAGCTGGGCCAGCGGGCGGTGAAGCCCGTCAAGGAGACCATCTTCACGGGCACGAAGATATCCACCCTGGGACTGCATCCCCATGCGGTGAAAAATTTAGAGGACCTGCTGAGCATCCGTGAGCTGACCAGCGTGCAGCAGAAGGCGATACCCGAGGTGCTGCAGGGCAGGGATGTGCTGGTGCGTTCGCAAACGGGCTCTGGAAAGACTCTGGCCTACGCTCTGCCGCTGGTAGAACTCCTGCAAAAGCAGGAGCCCAAGATTCAGCGCAAGGACGGCGTGCTGGCCCTGGTTATCGTGCCCACGCGGGAGCTCGTGATCCAGACGTACGAACTCATCCAGAAGCTGGTCAAACCCTTCACCTGGATCGTGCCCGGCTCTTTGCTGGGCGGCGAGAGCCGGAAGAGCGAAAAGGCGCGCCTGCGCAAGGGCATCAACATACTGATCGGCACGCCGGGTCGTCTGGTGGATCACCTGCTGCACACCGCCAACTTCAAGCTCACGAAGCTACAGTTCCTCATCCTCGACGAGGCCGATCGCCTGCTGGAGCTGGGCTACGAGCGCGATGTCAAGCAGCTGGTGGAGGCCATCGACAAGCAGCGGGCGGAGAGCGAGCAGAAGGATGATCTTCCCCAGCTGCAGAGGATGCTGCTGAGTGCCACCTTGACTTCGCAGGTCCAACAGCTGGCGGGTTTGACCCTGAAGAATCCCCTCTACATCGACAACAGCGATGAGGCGGCCAGCTTGGCCCTGAAATCCAAGGATGGCTACCAAAAGGAGACCATTGAGGCTCTACTAGAGGTGGAGGAGGATGGACTAGGCGAATACCAGGAGGATGTGACTGGGGTGCTCAGCATTCCCGAGAATCTGCAGCTCAGCTATGTGGTGGTGCCGCCCAAGCTGCGCCTGGTGGCCCTGTCCTCGCTGCTCTCCAAGGAACTGGACGCCAGTCCCAAGCAGTTCAAGGCCATCGTCTTTATGAGCACCACGGAGATGGTGAACTTCCACCACGACATGCTGAACGAGGCGTTGACCAGGAGAGTGCTCGACGAGGAGGATGAGCAGGAGGAGGGGGATTCGGAGGACGACGGGGAGACGCCGCTGCTGCAGGGACTGCGCTTCTTCAA ATTGCATGGCTCCATGACTCAAACCGAGCGACAGGGCGTCTTTCGAGGATTTCGGGACTGCGCCAGCTGCGTCCTCCTGGCCACCGATGTGGTGGGTCGTGGCATCGATGTGCCGGACATTAAGCTCGTGGTGCAGTACACTCCGCCGCAGACCACCGCCGACTTTGTGCATCGCGTGGGCCGAACGGCGAGGGCGGGACGAAGGGGCAGGGCCGTGCTGTTCCTGGCGCCCAGCGAGGCGCAGTTCGTGCGGCATCTGGAGAAGAAGCGCATACGCATCCAGCAGGGCGACATGTACGCCTATCTGCAGACCCTGCTGCCCAAGGACGACGAGGCGAGGACCGTGCAGGAGGCGGCCTCCAATCTGCAGCACAAGTTCCAGACGCTGCTCGAGGATGATCGCGAGCTGCACGACAAGTCCTGCAAAG CCTTTGTGTCCTGGATGAAGTTCTACTCGACGTTTCCCAAGGAGCTGAAGCCCATCTTCAATGTGCGCATCGCCCACATGGGCCACTTTGCCAAGAGTTTTGCGCTGAAGGAGGCGCCCTCCAAGTTCGCCGCCCAGCATGCCGCCCCCAAGGCGGCCCCGCCCACCAACCGACTGACCTACACGGAAAG AGATCCCGAGAAGATTCAGGCCCAGAAGCGGGCCAAGCGGCGCTTCACGACGACGGTCAGCGGGGAGGTGCGTCAGCTGCAGCAGCGGGATGGAGCGCAGGCCGGGAAGCCCGGAGCGCCGGGATCGAGGGGAGGCTTCCAGGGCGGCGGAGTGGGTCGCAGCAGCTTCATGAAGAGCCTGGGCAAGTCGAGGGCCCTGAATATGTCCGAGTTCGACAGTGGATTGCCGCCGGAGGGACCCGCCAAGCGGCGAAAGCAGGCGTAG